GCCGAGCGCATCGGCTACCCGGTGCTGCTCAAGGCCAGCGCCGGCGGTGGCGGCAAGGGCATGCGCGTGGTCGAGCGCGGCGCCGGTTTCCAGGCCGCGCTGGACGGTTGCCGGCGCGAGTCGCAGGCCGCCTTCAACGACGACCGCATGCTGATCGAGAAGTACCTGACCCAGCCGCGCCACGTCGAGGTGCAGGTGTTCTGCGACAGCCACGGCAACGGCGTTTACCTGTTCGAGCGCGACTGCAGCGTGCAGCGCCGCCATCAGAAGGTGTTGGAGGAGGCCCCGGCGCCGGACATGAGCGAGGCGCTGCGCCGCGAGATGGGCGAGGCCGCGGTACGCGCCGCCCAGGAGATCGACTACGTCGGCGCCGGCACCGTCGAGTTTCTTCTAGACGCCGATGGCTCGTTCTATTTCATGGAGATGAACACCCGCCTGCAAGTCGAGCACCCGGTCACCGAGATGATCACCGGCGAGGACCTGGTCGAATGGCAACTGCGCGTCGCCGCCGGCCTGGCGCTGCCCAAGTCCCAGAACGAACTGACCATCAGCGGGCACGCCTTCGAGGCGCGGCTCTACGCCGAGGACCCCGAGCAGGACTTCCTGCCCGCCACCGGCACGCTGTCACGCTTCGCCCTCGACTTTACCGGCGCGGGGCTCGACCCAGACCAAGTTCGTCTGGACAGCGGCGTCGAAGCCGGCGACGCAGTCTCGATGCACTACGACCCGATGCTCGCCAAGCTGATCACCCACGGCGACGACCGCGATCAGGCGCTGACCACGCTCAATCGCGCGCTGGCCGCGCTGGATGTCAGCGGCGTCGTCACCAACCGCGCCTTCCTGCAACGCCTGGCGAGCCACCCGGCGTTCGCCGGGGCCGAACTCAACACCCGCTTCATCGAGCACCACGAACAAGCGCTGTTCGCCCCGACCGCCCTCGACGAAGCCGATTACGCACGGGCCGCGCTGGTCGCGCTGGATTGCCTGCACAGCGAGGCCGACGACGACTCGCCCTGGCAACGCCGCGACGGCTGGCGGCTCAACGCCCCCGCCTGCCTGCGCGTCGCCCTCGCCGCGCCGGCGCACGGCCGCGACGCCGCCGACAGCGAGGCGATCGTCACCGTGCTCGCCGAACGCGAAGCGAGCCGGGGCGACTGGCAGCTGACGGTACGCGAGCGGCGCTTCAACGGGAATCTGCAACGCCTGGCCGGCGACAGCGTCGCGCTGACCCTCGATGGCCATCGGCGTCGCCTGCTGGCGCGTCGCGATAATGACAGCCACGGCGAGACGCTGGTACTCGCCGATGCCCACGGCGAGAAGCGCCTCGCCTGGCGCCGGCTCGACGGCGTCGATCATGGCCAGCATGAAGTCGATGCGACGCTGACCGCGCCGATGCACGGCACCGTAGTCGCGCTGCTTGTCGAGCCCGGCCAGTCCGTCGAGAAAGGCACGCCGCTGATGGTCATGGAGGCGATGAAGATGGAACACACCCTGACCGCCCCCACCGATGGCGCGGTCGAAGCATTCCACTTCGCCGCCGGTGATACTGTCGGCCAGGGGGATGTGCTGCTGGAGTTCGCCGCGGACGAATAGCGCCGAGCAATGCCGGGTTCGTGAGAGCGAATTTATTCGCGATGCAACGCCCCGCGTTGCCAAGATAATGAATTCAGCGCCAAAATCGAGTCGTCAGCGCAACAAGCCTATCAGGAGGTAGTCATGCCCTTCCCCAAAGCCGTCCGCCTGGTCGAGGTCGGCCCCCGCGACGGGCTGCAAAACGAACCCGAACCGATCGACACCGCTACCAAGCTGGAACTGATCGAGCGCCTTGGCGCCGCGGGCATCCGGCATATCGAAGCCGCCAGCTTCGTCTCGTCCAGGTGGGTGCCGCAGATGGCC
The genomic region above belongs to Halomonas zincidurans B6 and contains:
- a CDS encoding acetyl/propionyl/methylcrotonyl-CoA carboxylase subunit alpha; its protein translation is MSLANAPRPLNKLLIANRGEIACRVIRTARRLGLASVAVHSDADALARHVREADEAIRIGPAATRDSYLNVAAVIEAARQSGADAIHPGYGFLAENADFVAACEMAGIVFVGPPASAIAAMGDKSAAKARMDTAGVPLVPGYHGDDQTDEHLQAEAERIGYPVLLKASAGGGGKGMRVVERGAGFQAALDGCRRESQAAFNDDRMLIEKYLTQPRHVEVQVFCDSHGNGVYLFERDCSVQRRHQKVLEEAPAPDMSEALRREMGEAAVRAAQEIDYVGAGTVEFLLDADGSFYFMEMNTRLQVEHPVTEMITGEDLVEWQLRVAAGLALPKSQNELTISGHAFEARLYAEDPEQDFLPATGTLSRFALDFTGAGLDPDQVRLDSGVEAGDAVSMHYDPMLAKLITHGDDRDQALTTLNRALAALDVSGVVTNRAFLQRLASHPAFAGAELNTRFIEHHEQALFAPTALDEADYARAALVALDCLHSEADDDSPWQRRDGWRLNAPACLRVALAAPAHGRDAADSEAIVTVLAEREASRGDWQLTVRERRFNGNLQRLAGDSVALTLDGHRRRLLARRDNDSHGETLVLADAHGEKRLAWRRLDGVDHGQHEVDATLTAPMHGTVVALLVEPGQSVEKGTPLMVMEAMKMEHTLTAPTDGAVEAFHFAAGDTVGQGDVLLEFAADE